In one Bombyx mori chromosome 4, ASM3026992v2 genomic region, the following are encoded:
- the LOC134201849 gene encoding uncharacterized protein LOC134201849, giving the protein MCKVSSESAPCSSRRAQSRAACTCCSRADACARSSTSGVQTARTAGVPLPTSSVHTARTGRVPLPARAHLLLACILHVLLVCRCLRALIYFWRAYCTCCSRTAACARSATSGVHTARVARVLLLVRTHVLQTCILRVLLACRYLRALACFRREYCAYCSRAAACARSPTSGVHTARTARVPLPARARLLQTCILRVLLACRCLCALAYFWRADCAHCSRAATCARSSSSGVHTARVDCVPLSACAHLHTARVARMPLPARAHLLLACILHVLLACRCLRALIYLWRAYSTCCSRAADFTVPYDWQ; this is encoded by the coding sequence ATGTGTAAGGTTAGTAGCGAGTCGGCGCCGTGCTCCAGCAGGAGAGCGCAGAGCCGTGCAGCCTGCACGTGCTGCTCGCGTGCCGATGCCTGTGCGCGTTCGTCTACTTCCGGCGTGcagactgcgcgcactgctggcgtgccgctgcctacttctagcgtgcatactgcacgtacTGGACGCGTGCCGCTGCCTGCGCGCGCTCAcctacttctggcgtgcatactgcacgtgcTGCTCGTGTGCCGTTgtctgcgcgcgctcatctacttctggcgtgcatactgcacgtgttgctcgcgtacCGCTGCCTGCGCGCGTTCAgctacttctggcgtgcatactgcacgtgttgctcgcgtgctGCTGCTTGTGCGCACTCACGTacttcagacgtgcatactgcgcgtactgctcgcgtgccgctacctgcgcgcgctcgcctgcttcagacgtgaatactgcgcgtactgctcgcgtgccgctgcctgTGCGCGCTCgcctacttctggcgtgcatactgcgcgtactgctcgcgtgccgctacctgcgcgcgctcgcctgcttcagacgtgcatactgcgcgtactgctcgcgtgccgctgcctgTGCGCGCTCgcctacttctggcgtgcagactgcgcgcactgctcgcgtgccgctacctgcgcgcgctcgtcttcttctggcgtgcatactgcacgtgttgatTGCGTGCCGCTGTCTGCGTGCGCTCATCTacatactgcacgtgttgctcgcatgccgctgcctgcgcgcgctcatctacttctcgcgtgcatactgcacgtgttgctcgcgtgccgctgcctgcgcgcgctcatctacttatGGCGTGCATACTCCACGTGTTGCTCGAGGGCCGCCGACTTCACGGTGCCGTACGACTGGCAGTGA